ggcaggagaactgcttgaactgggacccaggaggcggaggttgcggtgagccgagatcacaccattgcactacagcctgggcaacaagagggaaactctgtctcaaaaaaaaaaaaaaaaaaaaccaaacccaggcgtggtggttcatgcctataatcccagcattttgggagaccaaggcaggaggattgcttgagcccaggagttcaagactagtctaggcaataaagtgagactttgtctatggaaaaaaaaaaaaaaagaagaagccttTGTAGAATTGATCTTAAGCTCTGAGGGATCCAGGTGAATAGCTCCAAGAACCAGTCAGACATGGGTCACTAGCAGAGAGAGTTGGGTCAAAGGTTTTTGGACAAACATATCGGGATAGACAAGAATGagtgaatttcattttattttactttattttatttggtaCTGCTCCTTGTGGATCAGGACTAACTCACTGGCAATGCACCTATAGTCAGCCAGGAAGGAGCAAATTTAAATACACTGTCCCATATATTATTGATCAGTTTCCTAGTCCTGGGACTAGATCAGTTCAGTTAAACAGCTGTTTCCCATATCAGGAGGTGGCATTGCACATGGGCTAGGCCTCTATACATGATGAAGACAAACAGATTTTTAATACGAGGCATTTCTatggaaatataagaaaaacaaaagttaatgTTGGGCACAATTTATCCAGATGTGAAACTCAAAATACCTTTAGTTATAGAGCAGGAAGGCAGTGGTAATCTGACATGTTTTTGCCACCTGTATTAAAAGAATAAGCTTCAGCTGACAGGCCTTTCCGGTGGATGTTCGTGTTTCTGACCTTGCACTACCCTAATGTAGGCTCCAAACAGGCATGCGAGGTGCCTTTGGAAAGCCCCAGGGCACTGTGGCCAGGGTTCACATTGGCCAAGTTATCATGTCCATCCGCACCAAGCTACAGAACAAGGAGCATGTGATTGAGGCCCTGCGCAGGGCCAAGTTCAAGTTTCCTGGCCGCCAGAAGatccacatctcaaagaagtggGGCTTCACCAAGTTCAATGCTGACGAATTTGAAGACATGGTGGCTGAAAAGCGGCTCATCCCAGATGGCTGTGGGGCCAAGTACATCCCCAGTCGTGGCCCTCTGGACAAGTGACGGGCCCTGCACTCATGAGGGCTTCCAA
The sequence above is a segment of the Pan paniscus chromosome 10, NHGRI_mPanPan1-v2.0_pri, whole genome shotgun sequence genome. Coding sequences within it:
- the LOC117975230 gene encoding large ribosomal subunit protein uL16-like encodes the protein MRGAFGKPQGTVARVHIGQVIMSIRTKLQNKEHVIEALRRAKFKFPGRQKIHISKKWGFTKFNADEFEDMVAEKRLIPDGCGAKYIPSRGPLDK